A segment of the Kiritimatiellia bacterium genome:
GAGTTCGCCGGGCCCCGCGCCCCCGCGCGAGCCTCGTTCCGTCGCCTCGGGCTGGTGCCGCGCTGGCTCAAAACCTCCGCGGGCAAATGGCTGGAGGCCCAGGCCTCGCGGAGTCTTCGGAACCCCCGCCGCTCGACGCTCGACGAGGCGGGCCACCGCATCGAACGGATCGAGGGCGCGTTCGTTCCCCAGGGCCTGCTGAAGGCGCGCGGGCAGTACGAGGCCGCCGCGTGGCTCTGCCCGCGCGACGGCCGGCTCTACCACGTGGAGCGCATCCGCGGCCGGAAGGATCCCGCCGACCTGCCGGCCCTCCATTATGCGCTTCACTGCTGTGCGCCTCCTTCGCGCTGTAGCGGCGGCTCTATGAGCCGCCCGGAACAAGACATATCCGCGCCCGCCGGCGAACACGGAAACGCCGATTGGATCCCGATGCTCCGCGCGCGGATGATCCCTAACGCGGCCGCGCGGGTGCGGTCGGCGGCGTCACACGCCGAGTTGAGCCTCGAGGTGCCGACGCGCCGGCCGCGATGGCTGGTCCCTCCGATCTCCTGGGTCGTGCGCCCGCCCGCGTTCCGCACGCTGACCCTGGATGCCTTGGGGGTCGAGGTATGGACGCTGTGCGATGGGCGGCGCACGGTGGAGAATATCATCGACGTCTTCGCGCAGTCCCACGGGCTGACCTTC
Coding sequences within it:
- a CDS encoding PqqD family protein; the encoded protein is MKIGPDHHLDARTRWTWRHFRLDLPADWEMLQFSRDMEKGRCAFADRYRFRLEFDWRRVPGAPDFERMMGDYRARLESPGDAEVTDLSVDSWRGIEVRRPAESTSRFGRYFIESGCLIELVFLWPGERDAGLEQAILRSFAPEPETPAGEHRWRAFGLDVTVPRSFVLSGCTVQPALARLEFAGPRAPARASFRRLGLVPRWLKTSAGKWLEAQASRSLRNPRRSTLDEAGHRIERIEGAFVPQGLLKARGQYEAAAWLCPRDGRLYHVERIRGRKDPADLPALHYALHCCAPPSRCSGGSMSRPEQDISAPAGEHGNADWIPMLRARMIPNAAARVRSAASHAELSLEVPTRRPRWLVPPISWVVRPPAFRTLTLDALGVEVWTLCDGRRTVENIIDVFAQSHGLTFHEARVSVTAYLKSLLQQGALAVAR